Proteins encoded by one window of Pseudochaenichthys georgianus chromosome 9, fPseGeo1.2, whole genome shotgun sequence:
- the mapk4 gene encoding mitogen-activated protein kinase 4 yields MARQETPLFLHGFDLGGHFVDLRPLGTGVTGLVLSAVDERIGQRVAIKKLVMRDAVTLKHALREVKIARRLLHENVVSVHEVLAPYGRPLPRDPTQLSALYIVQECMETDLARLLEQGPLPTGHATLLFYQLLRGLKFIHSANVLHRDLKPANIFLNTDQLLLKIGDFGLARIVDPHYSHKGYLSEGLVTKWYCSPRLLLSPNNYTKAIDMWATGCILAEMLTGRMLFAGAHELEQMQLILDTVPVLREEDRQDLLQVIPSYVSHGWKVKKPFSELLPEVDAQAVDFLQRILTFNPMDRLTAEAALSHPFLQQYSCPEDEPTSSHPFRIEDELEDSLVTEQSLSNSNSRASSIHWEKYESSLSTDVSWQLSGGRCRCMTPAHMTSDLGDTTEDEEVQRDPRASSTALIEEAQVDPRKYSHSSSAERFLENSPSSLERACGLGYGELDCGRSCDYKVGSPSYLDKIAWKEGKPQHYSEPKLILDLSHWKRNTNSLPLPSEPLDGSMEGLKAMNEEEAVEEEEEETGDLFQEISRWVESTQSHLHSPSLSVEPCSPSGYISSPPLPLTPTDLPTSVFHYGEVVQQPSSEYDEDRLSPLLPVTSSSNSLPSLFPSSPTSPLPPQSPQTLSSPASTLFPSLESQPLSSTSSISQPVNDDSLESLPVKQRERLFDLDVFISRALKLCRQNKEKADGKKGKEGGWREESKQPNINRKVPRLPEHRTPPPQTPNS; encoded by the exons ATGGCCAGACAAGAGACCCCCCTCTTCCTTCATGGTTTTGACCTGGGTGGTCACTTTGTTGACCTTCGACCTCTCGGCACAGGTGTAACAGGCCTGGTCCTCTCAGCTGTTGATGAGCGCATCGGCCAGCGCGTGGCAATCAAAAAGTTGGTGATGCGCGATGCTGTGACGTTGAAGCACGCTCTGCGGGAGGTCAAAATCGCCCGCCGGCTGCTCCATGAAAACGTGGTGAGTGTTCACGAGGTTTTGGCGCCGTATGGACGACCGCTGCCCAGAGACCCGACCCAGCTGAGTGCCCTGTACATCGTGCAAGAGTGCATGGAGACAGATCTGGCTAGACTGCTAGAACAAGGACCACTACCCACAG GTCATGCTACTCTGCTGTTCTACCAGCTGCTGAGGGGACTGAAGTTCATTCACTCAGCTAACGTCCTGCACAGAGACCTGAAGCCTGCCAACATCTTCCTCAACACAGACCAACTGCTGCTCAAGATTGGAGACTTCGGACTGGCCAGGATAGTCGACCCGCATTATTCTCATAAG GGCTATCTGTCTGAGGGTCTGGTAACCAAGTGGTATTGTTCCCCTCGTCTGCTCCTGTCCCCTAACAATTATACCAAGGCCATCGACATGTGGGCCACTGGCTGCATACTGGCAGAGATGCTCACAGGACGCATGCTGTTTGCAG GCGCTCATGAGCTGGAGCAGATGCAGCTGATCCTCGACACAGTACCGGTGCTGAGAGAGGAGGACAGGCAGGACTTGCTACAG GTGATACCTTCCTATGTCAGCCATGGATGGAAAGTGAAGAAACCCTTTTCTGAATTGCTGCCTGAAGTGGATGCTCAAG CTGTTGACTTCCTTCAGCGTATCTTGACCTTTAACCCCATGGATCGGCTCACAGCTGAGGCAGCGCTGTCACACCCTTTCCTCCAGCAGTACTCCTGTCCTGAGGATGAACCCACCTCCTCGCATCCCTTCCGCATCGAGGACGAACTAGAGGACAGCCTTGTCACCGAGCAGAGCCTCAGCAACAGCAACAGTCGGGCCTCCAGCATCCACTGGGAAAA GTATGAGAGCAGTTTATCAACAGATGTGTCCTGGCAGCTGTCGGGCGGGAGGTGTCGCTGCATGACCCCTGCCCACATGACCTCTGACCTAGGAGACACTACAGAGGATGAGGAGGTGCAGAGAGACCCCCGGGCCAGTTCCACGGCACTGATAGAGGAGGCACAG GTGGATCCACGCAAGTATTCCCacagcagctcagctgaacgGTTCCTGGAAAACTCTCCCTCCTCCCTGGAGCGGGCCTGTGGTCTGGGGTATGGGGAACTGGACTGTGGTCGTTCCTGTGACTACAAAGTGGGATCTCCTTCTTATCTGGATAAAATTGCCTGGAAGGAGGGCAAGCCTCAACACTACTCAGAGCCTAAGCTGATCCTGGATCTGTCTCATTGGAAGCGTAACACCAACAGTCTTCCTTTGCCTTCCGAGCCACTTGATGGCAGCATGGAGGGCCTGAAAGCGATGAACGAGGAGGAAGCcgtagaggaggaagaagaggagaccgGGGATTTATTCCAAGAGATCTCTCGCTGGGTGGAAAGCACCCAGTCTCATCTTCACTCACCCAGTCTTTCTGTGGAGCCATGTTCACCTTCGGGttacatctcatctcctcctctccctctcaccCCGACTGACCTCCCAACTTCAGTTTTCCACTACGGGGAAGTTGTGCAGCAACCATCATCTGAATATGATGAAGATAGACTGAGCCCACTTCTTCCTGTCACGTCTTCCTCTAATTCCCTCCCCTCACTTTTCCCCTCATCTCCCACCTCTCCACTCCCCCCTCAGTCACCTCAAACACTATCTTCTCCCGCCTCGACACTTTTTCCTTCCCTAGAATCTCAACCCCTTTCTTCTACTTCCTCCATTTCTCAGCCAGTAAATGATGACTCCTTGGAGTCACTACCTGTCAAACAAAGAGAGCGGCTTTTCGACCTGGACGTGTTTATATCCCGAGCATTGAAACTGTGTCGGCAGAATAAGGAGAAAGCAGACGggaagaaaggaaaagagggagGATGGAGGGAAGAAAGCAAACAGCCGAACATTAACCGAAAGGTGCCTAGGCTCCCAGAACACAGGACTCCTCCACCCCAGACTCCAAACTCTTGA